The Cervus elaphus chromosome 22, mCerEla1.1, whole genome shotgun sequence genome has a window encoding:
- the LOC122679990 gene encoding small EDRK-rich factor 1-like, with protein MVCGNQGGEVAHQKYIKKSQEISKGNRKAGSLTTSQRKQKESEIMQQKQKAANEKKAMQRREKR; from the coding sequence ATGGTCTGTGGAAATCAAGGAGGAGAAGTTGCCCAtcagaaatatataaagaaatcccAGGAGATTAGTAAGGGAAACAGAAAAGCAGGTAGTTTGACTACCTCTCAGAGGAAACAGAAGGAATCTGAGATCATGCAACAAAAGCAGAAGGCAGCCAATGAAAAGAAGGCTatgcagagaagagaaaaacgATGA